The following proteins come from a genomic window of Sesamum indicum cultivar Zhongzhi No. 13 linkage group LG10, S_indicum_v1.0, whole genome shotgun sequence:
- the LOC105171960 gene encoding putative pentatricopeptide repeat-containing protein At1g12700, mitochondrial isoform X1, whose amino-acid sequence MRPQPCVFEFNKLLTSIVKMKKLQLAVIRRGFAANKRDDAVFLFRQMLRMRPQPSVVQFTKLLNVVVKMKQYRVALDVFDEMRQSGAPVDEYTLNIVVNCHCLLNRVDFGFAILGSFFKCGYKPNVTTFTTLIKGLLLGDKVGEAEKLFKKLLRLKLCEPDEVTILTVINGLCKAGHTLTAYDLLRLFEKTSFKPNVKTYSTVIDSLCKDRMVDDALQLLAKMIDKGISPDIVTYNSILQGLCNFGRWKEAKDLITKMVDYKISLNVITFSILVDAFCKEGLVKEAEDVVEIMMQRNISPDVVTYTTLVDGYSLVGQIDKARKLLDSMLGRGLKPSIMSYNSLINGYCKKGKLEEAWRLFLEVPHKGLDYDVIIYTTMLRGLFRAGRCAHGLKLFKDMQAQQLIPNLVTYSTLLNGLCMNKQIGEAFSLLQIMEEKGVNPDITTYGILIHGLCKDGKLEIARNLFNGLPSKGLQPSVQIYTTIIGSLCQEGLTEEAKCLFKEMEKSGCAPDSVTYCVIIRGLLNRNDLSEAKTFLDEMCRRGLSSITLKP is encoded by the exons ATGCGCCCGCAGCCTTGTGTTTTTGAGTTTAATAAACTATTGACCTCTATTGTCAAGATGAAAAAACTACAATTGGCTGTTATTCGTAGAGGATTTGCTGCAAACAAGAGAG ATGATGCTGTTTTCCTGTTTCGTCAAATGCTCAGAATGCGCCCACAGCCTTCTGTTGTTCAATTCACCAAACTGTTGAATGTTGTTGTCAAGATGAAACAATACCGTGTTGCCCTTGATGTATTCGACGAAATGCGTCAATCGGGTGCCCCTGTAGACGAGTATACATTGAATATCGTGGTTAATTGCCATTGCCTTCTCAATCGAGTAGACTTTGGATTTGCTATCTTGGGCAGCTTCTTCAAGTGCGGTTACAAGCCAAATGTCACTACTTTCACCACACTTATAAAAGGGCTCCTTTTAGGTGATAAAGTCGGCGAGgcagaaaaattattcaaaaagttATTGAGGCTGAAACTCTGTGAACCTGATGAAGTTACTATTCTTACTGTGATAAATGGGCTATGCAAAGCTGGACACACTCTCACTGCATATGATTTGCTTCGGTTATTTGAAAAGACAAGCTTCAAACCTAATGTTAAAACTTATAGCACAGTAATTGATAGTTTGTGCAAGGATCGTATGGTTGATGATGCGCTCCAGCTCCTAGCCAAAATGATTGACAAGGGCATTTCACCCGATATTGTCACATATAATTCTATACTTCAGGGTTTGTGCAATTTCGGTAGATGGAAAGAGGCGAAAGACTTAATTACTAAAATGGTGGATTACAAGATATCTCTAAACGTGATTACTTTCAGTATATTGGTAGATGCATTTTGCAAGGAAGGACTGGTCAAAGAAGCTGAAGATGTTGTTGAAATTATGATGCAAAGAAACATTTCTCCTGATGTTGTCACGTACACTACTCTCGTAGATGGTTACAGCTTGGTTGGGCAAATTGATAAAGCAAGAAAACTACTTGATTCCATGCTAGGTAGGGGCTTGAAGCCTTCTATCATGAGCTATAATAGCTTGATCAATGGATATTGCAAGAAGGGAAAGTTAGAGGAAGCTTGGCGCCTTTTCCTCGAAGTTCCTCATAAAGGGTTAGATTACGATGTCATTATATATACCACCATGCTACGTGGATTATTTCGTGCAGGTAGATGTGCTCATGGATTGAAGCTTTTTAAAGATATGCAAGCTCAGCAGCTAATTCCCAATTTAGTAACTTACAGTACCTTGTTGAATGGCTTGTGCATGAATAAGCAGATTGGTGAAGCATTTTCATTACTACAGATAATGGAAGAGAAAGGTGTTAACCCTGATATAACCACATATGGTATACTCATCCATGGATTGTGCAAGGATGGAAAACTTGAGATTGCAAGAAATCTTTTCAATGGCCTTCCTTCGAAAGGTTTGCAACCCAGCGTTCAGATATATACAACCATTATTGGTTCACTTTGTCAAGAAGGACTTACAGAGGAAGCAAAATGTTTGTttaaagaaatggaaaaaagtGGTTGTGCACCCGATAGTGTGACTTACTGTGTTATAATCAGGGGGTTGCTTAATAGGAACGACCTTTCTGAGGCAAAGACATTCTTGGATGAAATGTGTAGACGAGGACTCTCAAGTATCACTTTGAAGCCGTGA
- the LOC105171960 gene encoding pentatricopeptide repeat-containing protein At1g62930, chloroplastic-like isoform X2, giving the protein MRPQPSVVQFTKLLNVVVKMKQYRVALDVFDEMRQSGAPVDEYTLNIVVNCHCLLNRVDFGFAILGSFFKCGYKPNVTTFTTLIKGLLLGDKVGEAEKLFKKLLRLKLCEPDEVTILTVINGLCKAGHTLTAYDLLRLFEKTSFKPNVKTYSTVIDSLCKDRMVDDALQLLAKMIDKGISPDIVTYNSILQGLCNFGRWKEAKDLITKMVDYKISLNVITFSILVDAFCKEGLVKEAEDVVEIMMQRNISPDVVTYTTLVDGYSLVGQIDKARKLLDSMLGRGLKPSIMSYNSLINGYCKKGKLEEAWRLFLEVPHKGLDYDVIIYTTMLRGLFRAGRCAHGLKLFKDMQAQQLIPNLVTYSTLLNGLCMNKQIGEAFSLLQIMEEKGVNPDITTYGILIHGLCKDGKLEIARNLFNGLPSKGLQPSVQIYTTIIGSLCQEGLTEEAKCLFKEMEKSGCAPDSVTYCVIIRGLLNRNDLSEAKTFLDEMCRRGLSSITLKP; this is encoded by the coding sequence ATGCGCCCACAGCCTTCTGTTGTTCAATTCACCAAACTGTTGAATGTTGTTGTCAAGATGAAACAATACCGTGTTGCCCTTGATGTATTCGACGAAATGCGTCAATCGGGTGCCCCTGTAGACGAGTATACATTGAATATCGTGGTTAATTGCCATTGCCTTCTCAATCGAGTAGACTTTGGATTTGCTATCTTGGGCAGCTTCTTCAAGTGCGGTTACAAGCCAAATGTCACTACTTTCACCACACTTATAAAAGGGCTCCTTTTAGGTGATAAAGTCGGCGAGgcagaaaaattattcaaaaagttATTGAGGCTGAAACTCTGTGAACCTGATGAAGTTACTATTCTTACTGTGATAAATGGGCTATGCAAAGCTGGACACACTCTCACTGCATATGATTTGCTTCGGTTATTTGAAAAGACAAGCTTCAAACCTAATGTTAAAACTTATAGCACAGTAATTGATAGTTTGTGCAAGGATCGTATGGTTGATGATGCGCTCCAGCTCCTAGCCAAAATGATTGACAAGGGCATTTCACCCGATATTGTCACATATAATTCTATACTTCAGGGTTTGTGCAATTTCGGTAGATGGAAAGAGGCGAAAGACTTAATTACTAAAATGGTGGATTACAAGATATCTCTAAACGTGATTACTTTCAGTATATTGGTAGATGCATTTTGCAAGGAAGGACTGGTCAAAGAAGCTGAAGATGTTGTTGAAATTATGATGCAAAGAAACATTTCTCCTGATGTTGTCACGTACACTACTCTCGTAGATGGTTACAGCTTGGTTGGGCAAATTGATAAAGCAAGAAAACTACTTGATTCCATGCTAGGTAGGGGCTTGAAGCCTTCTATCATGAGCTATAATAGCTTGATCAATGGATATTGCAAGAAGGGAAAGTTAGAGGAAGCTTGGCGCCTTTTCCTCGAAGTTCCTCATAAAGGGTTAGATTACGATGTCATTATATATACCACCATGCTACGTGGATTATTTCGTGCAGGTAGATGTGCTCATGGATTGAAGCTTTTTAAAGATATGCAAGCTCAGCAGCTAATTCCCAATTTAGTAACTTACAGTACCTTGTTGAATGGCTTGTGCATGAATAAGCAGATTGGTGAAGCATTTTCATTACTACAGATAATGGAAGAGAAAGGTGTTAACCCTGATATAACCACATATGGTATACTCATCCATGGATTGTGCAAGGATGGAAAACTTGAGATTGCAAGAAATCTTTTCAATGGCCTTCCTTCGAAAGGTTTGCAACCCAGCGTTCAGATATATACAACCATTATTGGTTCACTTTGTCAAGAAGGACTTACAGAGGAAGCAAAATGTTTGTttaaagaaatggaaaaaagtGGTTGTGCACCCGATAGTGTGACTTACTGTGTTATAATCAGGGGGTTGCTTAATAGGAACGACCTTTCTGAGGCAAAGACATTCTTGGATGAAATGTGTAGACGAGGACTCTCAAGTATCACTTTGAAGCCGTGA